The proteins below are encoded in one region of Syntrophotalea carbinolica DSM 2380:
- the atpH gene encoding ATP synthase F1 subunit delta: MKSTAISRRYAKSLVNLAAPDGQLESTYTQLEQIQQAFACEPRLYKLLASPTLAADKIAGLLEGIGNYLQLSTTLRNLLGLLQQRQRLEYFDALVADYRELADVQLGLVRARVCSAAPLDAEVQQAISAQLQKRYGKQAVLELAVEPELLGGVRIEVAGQVLDGTIRSGLRRMAGYLNS, encoded by the coding sequence GTGAAAAGTACAGCGATATCAAGAAGATACGCCAAATCTCTGGTCAATCTGGCGGCCCCCGACGGGCAGCTGGAGAGCACCTATACGCAGCTGGAGCAGATCCAGCAGGCGTTCGCCTGCGAGCCGCGGCTGTACAAACTGCTGGCCAGTCCGACCCTGGCCGCCGACAAAATCGCAGGCCTGCTGGAAGGCATCGGCAACTACCTGCAGCTTAGCACCACCCTGCGCAACCTGCTGGGATTGCTGCAACAGCGCCAGCGCCTGGAATATTTCGACGCCCTGGTGGCCGACTACCGCGAACTGGCCGATGTGCAACTGGGGCTGGTGCGGGCCCGGGTGTGCAGCGCCGCGCCGCTGGATGCCGAGGTGCAGCAGGCCATCAGCGCCCAGCTGCAAAAACGCTATGGCAAACAGGCGGTACTGGAACTGGCCGTCGAGCCGGAACTGTTGGGCGGCGTGCGCATCGAAGTCGCCGGGCAGGTGCTGGACGGCACCATCCGCTCCGGTCTGCGGCGGATGGCGGGATATCTCAACAGCTGA